The following coding sequences are from one Roseburia hominis A2-183 window:
- a CDS encoding GNAT family N-acetyltransferase, producing the protein MKEIYEYKKATIEDINELVRTRIIVLRAANKLSDDVDMSLVEKESYEYYKRTLENGEHIAYLVYDNETFIGAGGVSFYQVMPTYHNPTGKKAYIMNMYTASEYRRQGIAFHTLDLLVKDVRKQGVSQIALEATEMGRPLYEKYGFVKMEDEMELKLKHSYVCSN; encoded by the coding sequence ATGAAAGAAATCTATGAATACAAAAAAGCAACGATAGAAGATATCAATGAACTGGTAAGAACAAGAATCATTGTCCTTCGTGCTGCCAATAAACTGTCGGATGATGTGGATATGTCATTGGTGGAAAAAGAATCCTATGAGTATTATAAGCGAACATTAGAAAATGGTGAGCATATTGCATATCTTGTGTATGATAACGAAACTTTTATTGGTGCCGGCGGTGTCAGCTTTTATCAGGTTATGCCAACATATCATAATCCAACTGGTAAAAAGGCGTACATTATGAATATGTATACGGCATCAGAATATCGGAGACAGGGGATTGCATTTCATACATTAGATTTACTTGTAAAGGATGTAAGGAAACAGGGCGTATCACAGATTGCTTTAGAGGCGACAGAGATGGGACGACCGTTATATGAAAAGTATGGATTTGTAAAAATGGAAGATGAAATGGAGCTGAAGCTGAAGCATAGCTATGTGTGTTCCAATTAG
- a CDS encoding DUF6933 domain-containing protein, which translates to MEIGATKAVQDRLKTTKIEESKGASLVFCWDTHLTKIKGRNVLFIVNASNRYTIAMTDIEPRNWNYYTMFIRSVIHGVMQEMGYSEDQIGQYFKMSDDTTVTKTHGRKSVGGINRMVMDAQYFGKKLEKEAKYQWELSEYLNRDICQPEGFDAYGYPSELFKLDMERLGIAAKREPAKVIDFAQYIENNRGTND; encoded by the coding sequence ATGGAGATTGGTGCAACAAAAGCAGTTCAAGATAGACTAAAAACAACAAAAATTGAAGAAAGCAAAGGTGCTTCACTTGTGTTCTGCTGGGACACACATTTGACGAAAATAAAAGGAAGAAATGTCTTGTTTATTGTGAATGCCAGTAATCGTTATACAATAGCAATGACAGATATTGAACCAAGAAACTGGAATTACTATACAATGTTTATCCGCAGTGTGATTCATGGCGTGATGCAGGAAATGGGATACTCCGAGGATCAGATAGGTCAGTATTTTAAAATGTCAGACGATACAACTGTAACAAAAACTCATGGTAGGAAATCGGTTGGTGGCATTAACAGAATGGTAATGGATGCACAGTATTTTGGTAAGAAGCTGGAGAAAGAAGCAAAGTATCAATGGGAACTTAGTGAGTATCTGAACAGAGATATTTGCCAGCCAGAGGGATTTGATGCGTATGGATATCCGAGTGAACTTTTTAAATTAGACATGGAACGATTAGGGATTGCTGCTAAGAGAGAGCCAGCAAAGGTAATTGATTTTGCTCAGTACATAGAAAACAATCGTGGTACTAACGATTAG
- a CDS encoding ATP-binding protein, translating into MKRQLSQLQRLLVAGIYIFIIVMIDGLLNGGIADILNQSEAASVWFFSGILLIIMGMYVTEPYFSSPTDTLSNSISLILVLLAITNRQELNGYVELLVYAVCMFILSIFHMIVKNYNEKAKRISFWCLKHLGSSKTMFSVVYLVSAFSFFRDNTPMLFAAIALWICMVPIGLVESIIAQFSQLMGIIKEKDIDSCIGVAIKNSESNLYTISVPKTDEKEKLVSSSRNSVYAVKVDSDSYCLGIETQRKNLIDSIWISIMLLDNAELEITLSDLEDIGININYTENLGAAHVLNEGKIKQSILEQLKSSTIFMERDDFIGFVLPESNVSTIRFNTCKIDEMRLTEGTIVKTHIAGSEVLYQVINGITKIASNSADSEYGYMCAVARKLGHYDAEHHEIKHVNWTPKVYEPVYLCKVNRDIDLQEIAKTSIGRLPGSDMSIPIKNINALVTHNTAVLGILGVGKSCLTFELIKKIVAAGIKVICLDITNQYASDNGLYKYIPEAQIVSDLLQEKIDELESQSMRTGTSDSKSSWGNVENFKKLMESAVSGFMDANNKSVMVLNPEKYIVRQAATDFRITELKDVSLVEKVQIISEIVLKKCMDLGQIDRARCCVVYEEAHSLTPEFNSVVVKDDNSHANGTAKVILQGRKYGLGCIIVTQRTANVTKSILNQCNTIFALRVFDDTGKSFLENYIGRDYSDTLPTLEERHAIAIGKGIGLKQPVILQLNDMKYLQTNDGEEIVEKNECVDVETEEITPNL; encoded by the coding sequence ATGAAGAGACAATTGTCACAATTGCAGAGATTACTTGTGGCGGGAATATATATTTTTATAATTGTTATGATAGATGGATTGCTAAATGGGGGAATAGCGGATATATTGAATCAGTCGGAGGCTGCATCAGTTTGGTTTTTCTCTGGGATTTTATTGATTATAATGGGAATGTATGTAACTGAACCATATTTTTCGTCGCCAACAGACACATTATCTAATAGTATTTCGTTGATATTGGTTTTACTAGCTATAACAAATCGGCAGGAATTGAATGGTTACGTTGAATTACTTGTTTATGCAGTTTGTATGTTTATATTGAGTATTTTTCATATGATTGTAAAAAATTATAATGAAAAGGCAAAGAGGATTAGTTTTTGGTGTTTAAAGCATTTAGGAAGTTCTAAAACGATGTTTTCTGTGGTGTATCTTGTCTCGGCATTTTCGTTTTTTAGAGATAATACACCTATGTTATTCGCAGCGATTGCTTTATGGATATGTATGGTACCAATTGGACTTGTAGAAAGTATTATTGCCCAATTTAGTCAGTTGATGGGGATAATAAAAGAAAAAGATATTGATTCGTGTATTGGAGTAGCTATAAAAAATTCAGAGTCAAACTTATATACAATTTCAGTTCCTAAAACAGATGAAAAAGAAAAACTTGTATCTTCAAGTAGAAACTCTGTGTATGCTGTAAAGGTAGACTCTGATTCTTATTGTTTGGGGATAGAAACACAAAGAAAGAACCTTATTGATTCAATTTGGATAAGCATAATGTTATTGGATAATGCAGAGCTGGAAATTACACTAAGTGATTTGGAAGATATAGGAATTAACATTAATTATACGGAAAATTTAGGAGCTGCACATGTTTTGAATGAAGGAAAAATAAAACAATCAATTCTTGAACAGTTGAAATCATCAACTATTTTTATGGAACGCGATGATTTTATAGGATTTGTTCTTCCTGAATCGAATGTTAGTACTATCAGGTTTAATACGTGCAAAATAGATGAAATGCGATTAACAGAAGGAACAATAGTTAAAACACATATTGCAGGAAGTGAAGTCCTTTACCAAGTAATCAATGGCATTACAAAGATAGCTAGTAACAGTGCGGATAGCGAGTATGGATATATGTGTGCAGTAGCAAGAAAATTGGGGCATTATGATGCCGAACATCATGAGATAAAACATGTTAATTGGACACCGAAAGTTTATGAGCCTGTATACCTTTGCAAAGTAAATCGAGATATTGATTTGCAAGAAATAGCAAAAACTTCTATTGGTCGGTTACCGGGATCTGATATGAGTATACCTATAAAGAATATTAATGCTCTTGTAACTCATAATACAGCAGTATTAGGAATATTGGGAGTTGGAAAATCTTGTTTAACGTTCGAGTTGATTAAAAAAATTGTTGCTGCTGGAATAAAAGTTATATGTTTAGATATTACAAATCAATATGCAAGTGATAATGGTTTGTACAAATATATTCCTGAAGCACAAATAGTAAGTGATTTGCTGCAGGAGAAAATAGATGAACTTGAGTCACAATCAATGCGTACAGGTACAAGTGATTCAAAATCTTCGTGGGGAAATGTTGAGAATTTTAAAAAGCTGATGGAATCGGCAGTGTCTGGATTTATGGATGCTAACAACAAATCTGTGATGGTACTTAATCCTGAAAAATATATTGTTAGACAAGCTGCAACTGATTTTAGAATTACAGAGCTGAAGGATGTATCTTTGGTTGAAAAGGTTCAAATTATTTCTGAAATAGTTCTTAAAAAGTGTATGGATTTGGGACAAATAGATAGGGCGAGATGTTGTGTTGTTTATGAAGAAGCGCATTCATTGACTCCAGAGTTTAATTCAGTTGTAGTAAAAGATGATAACTCTCATGCGAATGGCACTGCAAAAGTTATTTTGCAAGGTAGAAAGTACGGACTTGGTTGCATTATAGTTACGCAGCGTACGGCAAATGTAACCAAGAGTATATTGAACCAATGCAATACAATTTTTGCATTAAGAGTATTTGACGATACAGGAAAATCTTTCTTGGAAAACTATATTGGTAGGGATTATTCGGATACTTTGCCGACATTGGAAGAAAGACACGCAATTGCTATTGGAAAAGGTATCGGGCTAAAACAACCAGTGATTTTACAGCTTAATGATATGAAGTATTTACAAACGAATGACGGAGAGGAAATAGTTGAGAAAAACGAATGTGTGGATGTAGAAACAGAAGAAATTACCCCCAATCTATAG
- a CDS encoding ATP-binding protein has translation MDIKQLIGETTDYDKKVALEIKKPKSWCKSISAFANCYGGKLVFGVANDDALVGLSDAEGDAEKISEIIKTHLNPIPEFELSFEKDKDKTFVIVEVMKGQQTPYYYEGDGQLIAFMRIGNESVPATPSQLRELVLRGSGESYDSLKSRYDFSNMSFTKLKSVYKQRTGNAFEDTDYESFGLIDEKGNLTNAGALLADESPVRHSRLFCTRWNGLTKASGIVDALDDKEYTGSLVTLLQAGTDFVRNNSKKAWRKVGDGRIEMPDYPDRAVLEGVVNALIHRNYIEIGSEVHIDMFDDRIEIYSPGGMVSGISLEGKDLLKIPSKRRNPILADIFSRLKYMERRGSGFKKILADYEGQVEFDESKMPVFDADNDDFTLTLYNLNYGHDYVMNVNDTRNGTQGGTQGGTQDGTQDKLQKQIFDMIEENPQISTSEIAAKLGVGVRTVKRRIKQMTNIVYVGSGYSGHWEIKGD, from the coding sequence ATGGATATAAAGCAGCTAATCGGCGAAACCACAGATTACGATAAAAAGGTTGCACTTGAGATAAAGAAACCCAAAAGCTGGTGCAAGAGTATAAGTGCATTTGCAAATTGCTATGGTGGTAAGCTGGTATTTGGTGTGGCAAATGATGATGCGTTGGTTGGTCTTTCGGATGCTGAAGGAGATGCAGAAAAAATTAGTGAGATAATTAAAACACACCTTAATCCAATACCAGAGTTTGAGCTTTCATTTGAAAAAGATAAAGACAAGACGTTTGTTATTGTGGAAGTTATGAAAGGGCAGCAGACACCATACTATTATGAAGGCGATGGACAACTTATTGCGTTTATGCGTATTGGAAATGAAAGTGTTCCAGCAACACCTTCACAGTTAAGAGAGTTGGTACTTCGTGGAAGTGGTGAAAGTTATGATAGTCTGAAGTCAAGATATGATTTTAGCAATATGTCTTTCACAAAATTAAAATCGGTATATAAGCAAAGAACAGGAAATGCATTTGAAGATACAGATTATGAATCTTTTGGTTTGATTGATGAGAAAGGCAATCTGACGAATGCAGGAGCACTTCTGGCAGATGAATCTCCGGTTCGTCATTCCAGATTATTTTGTACAAGATGGAATGGACTTACGAAGGCATCTGGAATTGTAGATGCACTTGATGATAAGGAATATACGGGAAGTCTTGTCACACTATTACAGGCAGGAACAGATTTTGTCAGAAATAATTCCAAGAAAGCATGGCGTAAGGTAGGTGACGGCAGAATTGAAATGCCTGATTATCCGGATCGTGCAGTGCTTGAAGGGGTAGTAAATGCATTGATTCATAGAAATTATATAGAGATAGGCAGCGAAGTTCATATAGATATGTTTGATGACAGAATTGAAATATATTCACCGGGTGGAATGGTAAGTGGAATATCTTTAGAGGGAAAAGATTTATTGAAAATCCCATCAAAGCGAAGAAATCCGATATTAGCTGATATATTCAGCCGTTTGAAATACATGGAGCGTAGAGGCAGTGGATTTAAGAAGATATTGGCAGACTATGAGGGTCAGGTTGAATTTGATGAGTCCAAGATGCCTGTCTTTGATGCAGATAATGATGATTTTACATTGACTTTGTATAATTTGAATTATGGACATGATTATGTGATGAATGTTAATGATACTAGGAATGGCACTCAAGGTGGCACTCAAGGTGGCACCCAAGATGGCACTCAAGACAAATTGCAGAAACAAATCTTTGATATGATAGAAGAAAATCCTCAAATTTCCACATCAGAAATCGCAGCAAAGTTAGGTGTTGGTGTAAGGACTGTGAAGAGAAGAATTAAGCAAATGACGAATATTGTATATGTTGGAAGTGGGTATAGTGGGCACTGGGAGATTAAAGGGGACTAA
- a CDS encoding FRG domain-containing protein — protein sequence MSDFEEKYDYQEIMVEDISQIYQIANDYNSFYDLPRSGRGDPGDERTYLQAFYRGQSDSSWKITPSICRDTSVDESILESGDLLFEVMAYNQHYIHATRLIDFTMDINVALFFACCENIEKDAAIFIWSYSPYDPKWTRIKIQCELVNVKKQRISVSEYAEILLQKYPGLKDNCTYKKDFYTDLVSYLDHGFMIMQPRNPYLENMRIQRQKGCLYVCGVKFETPIDKMRTSVNAGNNILCPHEPEAPKELDGGNFLVKVVIPARLKNVIMKQLEEKGITKEALLPM from the coding sequence ATGTCAGATTTTGAAGAAAAATATGATTATCAGGAAATTATGGTAGAAGATATTTCGCAGATATATCAAATTGCAAATGATTATAATTCGTTCTATGATTTACCAAGATCAGGTAGAGGTGACCCAGGTGATGAACGAACTTACTTACAGGCATTTTATAGAGGACAAAGCGATTCTTCTTGGAAAATCACTCCAAGTATATGCAGAGATACATCTGTGGATGAGAGTATACTGGAATCTGGAGATTTACTATTTGAAGTAATGGCATATAATCAGCATTATATACATGCTACAAGATTAATTGACTTTACAATGGATATAAATGTAGCATTGTTTTTTGCTTGTTGTGAAAATATTGAAAAAGATGCGGCTATATTTATATGGTCATATTCTCCGTATGATCCTAAATGGACAAGAATAAAGATACAGTGTGAACTTGTTAATGTTAAAAAGCAACGCATAAGTGTAAGTGAATATGCAGAGATACTTTTGCAGAAATATCCGGGATTGAAAGACAATTGTACTTATAAAAAGGATTTCTATACTGATTTAGTTTCTTATTTGGATCATGGTTTTATGATTATGCAACCACGCAATCCGTATTTGGAAAATATGAGAATACAAAGACAAAAAGGGTGTTTATATGTTTGTGGTGTGAAATTTGAAACTCCGATTGATAAAATGAGAACAAGTGTTAATGCGGGGAATAATATATTGTGCCCGCATGAGCCGGAAGCGCCTAAAGAATTGGACGGAGGTAATTTTTTGGTAAAGGTGGTCATTCCTGCAAGATTAAAAAATGTGATAATGAAACAATTGGAAGAAAAGGGAATTACAAAAGAAGCTTTGTTACCCATGTGA